One genomic segment of Polynucleobacter sp. MWH-UH2A includes these proteins:
- a CDS encoding type II toxin-antitoxin system RatA family toxin has translation MADVYKTVLIGQSADRMYGLVTDVARYPEFLPWCGGVEIFEQTETVLDAKININFKGINQFFHTRNVNHRPETIDMVFVDGPFKHFSGQWNFIPLREDACKVEFKLHWEFKSVILDKIIGPVFGHIAGTFVDCFVKRAEELYG, from the coding sequence ATGGCAGACGTCTACAAGACCGTTTTAATTGGCCAATCAGCTGACCGAATGTATGGTTTGGTGACTGATGTAGCGCGATACCCCGAGTTCCTGCCCTGGTGCGGGGGAGTGGAAATCTTTGAGCAGACTGAAACCGTTTTGGACGCCAAAATCAATATCAACTTTAAGGGAATTAATCAGTTTTTCCATACCCGGAATGTGAATCATCGACCCGAAACCATTGATATGGTATTTGTGGATGGGCCATTTAAGCATTTTTCAGGCCAATGGAATTTCATTCCCCTGCGTGAAGATGCATGCAAGGTGGAATTCAAATTGCATTGGGAGTTTAAAAGTGTGATTTTGGACAAAATTATTGGACCTGTTTTTGGTCATATCGCCGGAACATTTGTGGACTGCTTTGTGAAGCGCGCAGAAGAGCTCTATGGTTGA
- a CDS encoding ferritin-like domain-containing protein, which produces MTELRQAALEILAITDPQIKVSLIFQLFDGYQQQGLKIDSAAIYDGANLQLPGRPQKPELVPPLEVPKRKMDTAEGRASLLHSLAHIEFNAINLALDAIWRFPEMPEQYYADWLKVAKEEAYHFTLINEYLQTIGYSYGDFQAHNSLWEMVERTQDSVIARMALVPRTMEARGLDAVPMIRDRFKQVKDARAVEILEIILRDEIGHVSIGNHWFNYLCNKAAISPISTYRDLARQYRAPKMRGPFNLDARKQAGFTVEELSLLGV; this is translated from the coding sequence ATGACTGAGTTACGCCAAGCCGCCCTTGAAATTTTGGCAATAACTGATCCACAGATCAAGGTTAGTCTAATATTTCAGTTGTTTGATGGCTATCAACAACAAGGTCTGAAAATTGATAGTGCTGCAATCTATGATGGCGCAAATCTTCAGCTTCCTGGTCGACCACAAAAACCAGAGTTAGTTCCCCCTCTAGAGGTGCCTAAAAGAAAGATGGATACGGCTGAGGGCCGGGCATCTCTGCTGCATTCATTAGCGCATATTGAATTTAATGCTATTAATCTCGCGCTAGATGCTATTTGGCGGTTTCCAGAAATGCCGGAGCAATACTATGCAGATTGGTTAAAAGTGGCCAAAGAAGAGGCCTATCATTTCACTCTCATTAATGAATATCTTCAAACCATTGGATATTCTTATGGCGACTTTCAGGCCCACAATAGTTTGTGGGAGATGGTGGAAAGAACACAAGATTCCGTCATTGCCAGAATGGCCTTGGTGCCCAGGACCATGGAGGCGAGAGGCCTTGATGCTGTGCCGATGATTCGTGATCGATTTAAACAAGTAAAAGATGCACGCGCCGTCGAAATTCTTGAAATTATTCTCCGCGACGAGATTGGACATGTTTCTATTGGCAATCATTGGTTTAATTATTTATGTAACAAGGCGGCCATATCCCCAATTTCAACTTATCGAGATTTAGCAAGGCAATACCGCGCTCCAAAAATGAGAGGCCCATTCAATCTGGATGCTCGCAAGCAAGCGGGATTTACGGTTGAAGAATTAAGTTTGCTTGGGGTATAG
- the tadA gene encoding tRNA adenosine(34) deaminase TadA, translated as MSQAELDHQFMQLAIEQAQLAALAGEVPVGAVLVRDGVVISKAFNQPITHSDPSAHAEMLALRAAAKAEENYRLPGSTLYVTLEPCTMCAGAMLHARVDRVVYGAPDPKTGAAGSVLDVFSSKQINHQTTVEGGVMGEECGQLLRSFFKERR; from the coding sequence ATGAGTCAAGCGGAACTTGATCATCAATTTATGCAGCTGGCGATTGAGCAAGCGCAGTTAGCTGCATTAGCGGGTGAAGTTCCTGTGGGTGCAGTTTTAGTGCGAGATGGTGTGGTTATTTCGAAGGCATTTAATCAGCCCATTACTCATTCCGATCCAAGTGCCCATGCTGAAATGTTAGCACTGAGGGCAGCCGCTAAGGCTGAAGAAAACTACCGTCTACCTGGCAGCACTCTGTACGTTACTTTGGAGCCCTGCACGATGTGTGCTGGCGCAATGCTTCATGCGCGGGTTGATCGTGTGGTCTATGGGGCGCCCGATCCAAAGACTGGTGCTGCCGGAAGTGTTTTGGATGTATTCTCTTCTAAACAAATTAATCATCAGACTACGGTCGAGGGTGGGGTTATGGGTGAAGAGTGTGGTCAACTGCTACGCAGCTTCTTTAAGGAGCGCAGATGA
- a CDS encoding glycosyltransferase family 9 protein encodes MAISVNTMRAIDHWVGVPLCAIVSPVVALMDRVKSIFSRESDAPKKLLFIELSEMGSAILVDPAMRNAQARGAEIFFLIFKSNRASLTLLNTVKPENIFTIDSSSLGGLIKDTLRFLILARYHRIDTVIDLELFSRFTALLTGLCGARKRVGYHIFHGEGLWRGFMLTRKVHYNPHIHITKNFLSLIHAAFAKEIEVPFSKVHISDDEVKLEQAVINPDVLKKVLSRIEKKASEAGIPFTYGKNRIILINPNASDLLPQRRWSQQRFSELIQAVNQRYPDDLILITGSPAEFVYVDKVRFVANVKNALNFAGQVSFAELPPLYTLSDVMVTNDSGPGHFSAVTPLRTVVLFGPETPALYGSVGNSIAITANLACSPCVSAANHRKTPCHDNVCMQAISVAQVLEKVSIQLQAADQAKGR; translated from the coding sequence ATGGCTATTAGCGTGAATACTATGCGAGCAATTGATCATTGGGTTGGAGTACCCCTATGTGCAATTGTGAGCCCTGTGGTGGCATTAATGGACCGCGTAAAAAGCATCTTTAGTCGCGAGTCTGATGCACCTAAAAAACTACTCTTTATTGAGCTATCAGAAATGGGAAGTGCGATTTTGGTAGATCCGGCCATGCGGAATGCACAAGCACGTGGCGCCGAGATCTTCTTCTTAATCTTTAAAAGCAATCGCGCGAGTCTCACCTTACTCAACACAGTCAAACCAGAAAATATCTTCACCATTGACTCTTCTAGCCTCGGCGGTCTCATCAAAGATACTTTGCGCTTTTTGATTTTGGCTCGCTATCACCGCATTGATACCGTCATCGATTTGGAGCTATTCTCACGGTTCACCGCCCTTCTTACAGGTCTATGTGGTGCCCGTAAACGCGTTGGCTATCACATCTTTCATGGTGAAGGTTTATGGCGCGGTTTTATGTTGACGCGTAAAGTGCACTACAACCCGCACATTCACATTACTAAAAACTTTTTGTCCCTTATTCATGCTGCATTTGCTAAAGAGATTGAAGTTCCTTTTAGCAAGGTTCATATTTCTGACGACGAAGTAAAACTTGAGCAAGCCGTCATTAATCCTGATGTTTTAAAGAAGGTGCTGTCTCGTATTGAAAAGAAGGCTTCGGAAGCCGGCATTCCTTTTACTTACGGCAAAAACCGTATTATTTTGATTAATCCAAATGCTAGCGACCTCTTGCCACAACGCCGCTGGTCACAACAACGCTTCTCTGAGCTTATTCAGGCCGTCAATCAACGCTATCCCGATGATCTGATTTTGATCACTGGCTCACCGGCTGAATTTGTATATGTTGATAAAGTGCGCTTTGTTGCCAATGTAAAAAATGCTCTCAATTTTGCTGGCCAAGTGAGCTTTGCCGAATTACCTCCGCTCTATACACTCTCAGATGTAATGGTGACCAATGATTCCGGTCCAGGACACTTTTCTGCAGTAACGCCACTCAGAACTGTAGTGCTGTTTGGACCTGAAACTCCTGCGCTCTATGGTTCAGTTGGCAACTCGATTGCAATCACCGCAAACCTTGCTTGCTCTCCCTGTGTCAGTGCAGCCAATCATCGCAAGACACCATGTCACGATAATGTTTGCATGCAAGCGATTAGCGTTGCTCAAGTATTGGAAAAAGTGAGCATTCAATTGCAAGCGGCAGACCAGGCAAAAGGCCGCTAA
- a CDS encoding RnfH family protein translates to MVDQVLNIWLCDARAGEPNLKPFELVIKSDESPTVGLALVKAGLVFSQDDPALARKGCFGVFGKRKDWDSPIYEGDRLELYSPLLIDPKAVRRKKANQNQDAKFQAAAAKRRARRL, encoded by the coding sequence ATGGTTGATCAAGTGCTCAATATTTGGCTTTGTGATGCAAGAGCGGGCGAACCCAATCTCAAGCCATTCGAGCTTGTCATCAAGTCGGATGAGAGTCCGACGGTTGGACTTGCCCTAGTAAAAGCAGGATTGGTATTTAGCCAAGACGATCCAGCTCTAGCCAGAAAGGGCTGTTTTGGGGTTTTTGGGAAGCGCAAGGACTGGGATAGCCCCATTTATGAAGGAGACCGTCTAGAGCTGTACTCTCCTTTGTTAATCGACCCTAAAGCGGTCCGCCGTAAGAAGGCTAACCAGAACCAGGACGCCAAATTCCAGGCTGCGGCAGCCAAAAGGAGGGCTAGGAGGCTATAA
- the queE gene encoding 7-carboxy-7-deazaguanine synthase has protein sequence MYTVKELFPTLQGEGAHAGRAAVFCRFAGCNLWSGREEDRASAVCQFCDTDFVGSDGIGGGKFNSAQDLAGAIEESWKSTAAGPQQRYVVFTGGEPLLQLDEDLIDALHQKGFEVAVETNGTIKVPKGVDWVCVSPKAGSDLIVLQANELKLVVPQVGHDSLEKLMSRFEKMDYRNRFLQPIDGPNLKSNTELAVALCQKRPLWRLSIQSHKLIGIR, from the coding sequence ATGTATACCGTAAAAGAACTTTTTCCGACACTCCAAGGCGAGGGTGCGCACGCTGGTCGTGCTGCTGTATTTTGCCGTTTCGCTGGATGTAATTTGTGGAGCGGTCGCGAAGAAGATCGCGCTAGTGCGGTTTGTCAATTTTGCGATACTGATTTTGTGGGTAGCGATGGTATTGGTGGCGGTAAATTCAATTCCGCACAAGATCTTGCTGGTGCAATTGAAGAATCTTGGAAAAGTACCGCAGCAGGCCCTCAACAACGTTATGTAGTCTTTACTGGCGGCGAGCCGTTATTGCAGTTGGATGAAGATCTTATCGATGCACTTCATCAAAAAGGTTTTGAGGTGGCCGTTGAAACGAATGGCACTATTAAAGTTCCTAAGGGTGTGGATTGGGTATGTGTCAGCCCAAAGGCAGGATCAGATCTCATCGTTCTTCAAGCCAATGAGTTGAAATTGGTAGTGCCGCAAGTTGGACATGATTCTCTTGAAAAATTGATGTCTCGGTTTGAGAAAATGGATTACCGTAACCGATTCTTGCAGCCCATTGATGGACCAAACCTAAAGAGCAATACCGAATTGGCTGTAGCCTTGTGCCAAAAGCGTCCATTATGGAGATTAAGTATTCAATCGCATAAACTGATTGGAATTCGATAA
- a CDS encoding phosphatase PAP2 family protein, with product MSKKAIPALAWFIPLLPIALASAIYFGELQSSSFLFINRFTQPLPDTAWAWLTFLGNGWGIFALSFPLLLLAPRIFSAGILGGVISAIASTILKNIYDLPRPAGLLEEGSFHRIGEPLLYKAFPSGHTLTAFAIASALYFSCSKDKRAHLLMLFVIASLVGLSRNAVGAHWLTDVLAGAGVGMWCGMLGAHLAAYIPDGQLKPQSMWNRFIAIGGLVSIYAHYTQVMDLELNLPLQYASIAIVSITLIFFIKAQTGNSQEKAE from the coding sequence ATGAGCAAGAAAGCGATTCCTGCGCTAGCTTGGTTTATCCCGCTTTTACCAATTGCACTTGCCTCGGCGATTTATTTTGGCGAACTCCAAAGCAGCAGTTTCTTATTCATCAATCGCTTTACTCAACCCTTACCTGATACTGCATGGGCTTGGCTCACATTTTTAGGCAATGGCTGGGGAATATTTGCGCTGTCATTCCCATTGTTATTGTTAGCGCCGCGGATCTTTAGTGCTGGAATTTTGGGCGGCGTCATTTCTGCAATTGCGAGCACTATTCTTAAAAATATCTATGACTTACCAAGACCAGCAGGCTTATTAGAGGAAGGTAGCTTTCACCGCATTGGCGAACCCCTTCTCTATAAAGCCTTTCCGTCAGGCCATACCCTTACTGCCTTTGCAATCGCAAGCGCTTTGTATTTTTCTTGTTCCAAAGATAAACGCGCTCACCTACTGATGCTTTTTGTAATCGCCAGTCTTGTGGGTTTGTCTCGCAACGCCGTTGGCGCTCACTGGCTCACAGATGTTTTGGCAGGTGCAGGGGTAGGCATGTGGTGTGGCATGCTTGGCGCCCATCTGGCCGCTTATATTCCTGACGGACAACTCAAGCCCCAATCCATGTGGAATCGCTTTATCGCAATTGGGGGGCTTGTATCAATTTATGCCCATTACACCCAAGTAATGGACCTCGAATTGAATCTTCCCCTGCAATATGCTTCTATTGCGATAGTGTCGATCACCCTAATATTTTTTATCAAGGCACAGACCGGTAACTCGCAAGAGAAAGCGGAGTAA
- the guaB gene encoding IMP dehydrogenase produces the protein MRLIQKALTFDDVLLVPAYSSVLPRDASLASKLTRDISLNTPLVSAAMDTVTEGRLAIAMASEGGIGIVHKNLKPSEQAREVAKVKRYESGVLRDPITISPDVTVRQVIQLSREHGFSGFPVLVGKEVVGIITNRDLRFEEDLDAPVKNKMTPRERLVTVKEGASLEEAKRLMSQHRLERVLVVNDKFELRGLITVKDILKATEHPNACKDSEGKLRVGAAVGVGPDNDERIELLVRAGVDVIVVDTAHGHSQGVLDRVKWVKKNYPQVQVIGGNIATGEAAKALADHGADGVKVGIGPGSICTTRIVAGVGVPQISAIVNVATALKGTGIPLIADGGIRYSGDVAKALAAGASAVMMGGMFAGTEEAPGEVFLYQGRSYKSYRGMGSLGAMADGSADRYFQSDIVANAEKLVPEGIEGQVPYKGSVLAILHQLTGGIRSSMGYLGCKTIAELHEKANFVEITSAGVRESHVHDVKITKEAPNYHID, from the coding sequence ATGCGACTCATTCAAAAAGCACTCACTTTTGACGATGTGCTCCTCGTACCGGCTTATTCATCGGTACTCCCTCGAGATGCCAGTCTGGCTAGTAAATTAACTCGGGATATCTCACTAAACACGCCGTTAGTATCTGCTGCGATGGATACCGTAACAGAAGGTCGTTTGGCAATTGCCATGGCCAGTGAGGGTGGTATCGGTATTGTTCATAAAAACTTGAAGCCCTCCGAGCAAGCTCGTGAAGTGGCAAAAGTAAAGCGTTATGAGTCTGGTGTTCTGCGAGATCCGATCACAATCAGCCCCGATGTGACAGTGCGTCAAGTGATTCAGCTATCGCGTGAGCATGGTTTCTCTGGTTTCCCAGTTTTAGTCGGCAAAGAAGTTGTTGGCATTATCACTAACCGTGATTTGCGCTTTGAAGAAGACTTGGATGCGCCAGTAAAAAACAAGATGACTCCACGTGAGCGTTTAGTGACTGTAAAAGAGGGTGCCTCATTAGAGGAAGCAAAACGCTTGATGAGTCAGCATCGCTTAGAGCGAGTGCTTGTTGTTAATGACAAATTTGAATTGCGCGGCCTAATCACTGTTAAAGATATTCTGAAGGCGACTGAACACCCGAATGCATGTAAAGACAGCGAAGGTAAGCTCCGCGTGGGTGCGGCTGTTGGCGTGGGTCCAGATAATGATGAGCGTATCGAGCTATTAGTACGCGCTGGCGTTGACGTGATTGTGGTGGATACCGCTCACGGTCATAGTCAAGGCGTCCTCGATCGCGTTAAATGGGTTAAGAAGAACTATCCGCAGGTGCAAGTCATTGGCGGCAATATTGCCACGGGTGAAGCGGCAAAAGCGCTGGCTGATCACGGTGCTGATGGTGTGAAAGTGGGAATTGGCCCTGGCTCAATTTGTACTACTCGTATTGTGGCTGGTGTTGGTGTTCCTCAGATTTCGGCAATCGTGAATGTTGCGACTGCGCTCAAGGGCACCGGGATTCCGCTGATTGCTGATGGTGGTATTCGCTATTCTGGAGACGTAGCTAAAGCATTGGCTGCCGGTGCGAGTGCTGTCATGATGGGCGGCATGTTTGCAGGTACTGAAGAAGCTCCAGGAGAGGTGTTCTTGTACCAAGGACGCTCTTACAAGAGTTATCGCGGTATGGGTTCTTTGGGCGCGATGGCTGATGGTTCGGCCGATCGTTATTTCCAAAGCGATATTGTTGCGAATGCAGAGAAGCTCGTGCCTGAAGGTATTGAAGGCCAAGTTCCTTATAAAGGTAGCGTGCTTGCCATCTTGCATCAATTGACAGGTGGTATTCGTTCCTCCATGGGTTATCTGGGTTGCAAGACAATTGCTGAACTGCATGAAAAAGCCAATTTTGTGGAAATTACATCAGCGGGTGTGCGTGAGTCGCATGTGCATGATGTGAAGATCACTAAGGAAGCGCCTAACTACCATATTGATTAA
- the queD gene encoding 6-carboxytetrahydropterin synthase QueD: MTKKPSNISITRRLEFDSGHRIPNHDGQCRHLHGHRYAIEVTLTGEVADHPGKADDGMVLDFGDIKRLTNQYVVEPWDHAFLVAKEDEKLVAFLASLPNHKTVIMEHVPTVENLANAAFAILQPVFNQAFGGRLELSAVRLYETPNCWADVHHS; encoded by the coding sequence ATGACTAAAAAACCATCTAATATTTCTATTACACGTCGCCTTGAGTTTGATTCGGGCCATCGTATCCCCAATCATGATGGTCAATGCCGACATTTGCACGGACATCGTTATGCAATTGAGGTCACCCTCACTGGTGAGGTGGCAGACCATCCCGGTAAGGCGGACGATGGCATGGTATTGGACTTTGGAGATATCAAGCGCCTTACAAACCAGTACGTGGTGGAGCCTTGGGATCATGCATTCTTGGTCGCAAAAGAAGATGAAAAATTAGTGGCATTCTTGGCGAGCCTACCAAATCACAAAACCGTGATCATGGAGCATGTGCCTACAGTAGAAAACTTAGCAAATGCCGCTTTTGCAATTTTGCAACCGGTGTTTAATCAAGCTTTTGGTGGCCGCCTTGAACTCTCAGCTGTTCGTCTTTATGAGACACCTAATTGCTGGGCAGATGTCCATCATTCATAA
- the guaA gene encoding glutamine-hydrolyzing GMP synthase, whose product MHDKILILDFGSQVTQLIARRVRDGRVYSEIHPYDCDPEFIRKFIQEQGGKGIILSGGPSSVTEAGSPRAPQIVFELGVPVLGICYGMQTMATQLGGAVASAESLGKAREFGYSEVRAHGHTNLLKGIQDFSTSEGHGILKVWMSHGDSVTTLPPEFSLMASTDSCPIAGMADEKRRFYAFQFHPEVTHTIQGAAILERFVHQICGCKPDWVMGDYIAEAVEHIRKQVGDEEVILGLSGGVDSSVAAALIHRAIGDQLTCVFVDHGLLRLNEGDMVMEMFARNLGVKVIRVDAKDTFMSKLAGVADPEAKRKIIGKEFVEIFQTESGKIKNAKWLAQGTIYPDVIESAGKGKKGAHTIKSHHNVGGLPEDMHLKLLEPLRELFKDEVRELGVALGLPREMVYRHPFPGPGLGVRILGEVKAEFASLLQRADAIFIEELRNTIDEVSQKSWYDLTSQAFAVFLPVKSVGVMGDGRTYEYVVALRAVQTQDFMTAHWAHLPHDLLGKVSNRIINEVRGINRVVYDISGKPPATIEWE is encoded by the coding sequence GTGCACGACAAAATACTGATTCTCGACTTTGGTTCACAAGTAACTCAATTAATTGCAAGACGTGTGCGGGATGGTCGGGTGTATTCAGAGATACACCCCTATGATTGCGATCCAGAATTCATTCGCAAGTTCATTCAAGAGCAAGGCGGCAAAGGAATCATCCTCTCAGGTGGACCAAGCTCAGTTACAGAGGCTGGAAGTCCACGAGCACCGCAAATTGTTTTTGAACTCGGCGTTCCTGTATTAGGCATCTGCTACGGTATGCAAACCATGGCTACTCAGTTGGGTGGCGCGGTTGCATCCGCTGAGTCACTTGGTAAGGCACGTGAATTCGGATACTCCGAAGTGCGCGCACATGGACACACAAATCTACTCAAAGGCATACAAGATTTTTCTACTAGTGAAGGTCATGGCATTCTGAAGGTGTGGATGAGTCATGGTGACTCAGTAACCACATTGCCACCAGAGTTCTCATTAATGGCCTCGACAGATTCCTGTCCGATCGCAGGTATGGCAGATGAGAAGCGTCGCTTCTATGCATTCCAGTTTCACCCTGAAGTAACCCACACCATTCAAGGAGCTGCCATTCTGGAGCGCTTTGTACATCAGATCTGTGGCTGCAAGCCAGATTGGGTGATGGGCGACTATATTGCGGAAGCGGTTGAACATATTCGTAAGCAGGTTGGCGATGAAGAGGTGATCCTCGGCTTATCTGGTGGCGTCGACTCGAGCGTTGCCGCCGCATTGATTCACCGTGCTATTGGCGATCAATTGACTTGTGTATTTGTAGATCATGGCCTGCTTCGTCTCAATGAAGGCGACATGGTGATGGAGATGTTTGCGCGCAATCTAGGCGTGAAGGTGATTCGAGTGGATGCAAAAGACACCTTTATGTCTAAGCTTGCTGGTGTTGCTGATCCAGAGGCTAAGCGAAAAATTATTGGCAAAGAATTTGTGGAGATTTTTCAGACTGAGTCTGGAAAGATCAAGAATGCAAAGTGGTTGGCGCAAGGCACCATCTATCCTGATGTGATTGAATCTGCTGGTAAAGGTAAAAAAGGTGCCCATACTATTAAGAGCCACCACAACGTAGGCGGTCTGCCTGAAGATATGCATCTGAAGTTGCTCGAGCCTTTGCGTGAGCTCTTTAAAGATGAAGTGCGTGAGCTTGGTGTCGCCTTAGGATTACCGCGTGAAATGGTTTACCGCCATCCTTTCCCTGGACCAGGCCTTGGTGTTCGTATTTTGGGTGAAGTCAAAGCGGAGTTTGCTAGTCTCTTGCAAAGAGCGGATGCGATTTTTATTGAAGAGTTGCGCAATACGATTGATGAAGTTAGCCAAAAATCTTGGTATGACTTGACCAGTCAAGCATTTGCGGTATTTTTGCCAGTGAAGTCAGTGGGTGTAATGGGTGATGGTAGAACCTATGAATACGTTGTTGCACTCAGAGCCGTTCAAACTCAAGACTTTATGACTGCACATTGGGCGCATTTGCCGCATGATTTACTTGGCAAGGTTTCCAATCGCATCATTAATGAAGTGCGCGGCATCAATCGCGTTGTTTACGATATCAGTGGAAAACCTCCTGCTACGATCGAGTGGGAATAA
- a CDS encoding 23S rRNA (adenine(2030)-N(6))-methyltransferase RlmJ, which produces MFSYRHAFHAGSHADILKHIALIQLVQYLQEKPSALTIVDTHAGAGIYSLEDGFATVSKEAEGGIFRLQQFIESGNTIPESIQQYLECVYAENAPGKIKIYPGSPFILARFLRPQDRLKLFELHPKEIDILRQNVAQLKQAKQIDIYAEDSFSRLKGLLPPPSRRGLVLIDPSYEDKQDYRNLEVAIEEALRRFATGCYAIWYPAISRRESAELPERMKRIANANKRSWLHAELRVENAPGERRLQASGMFIINPPWTLEKHLAEAMPVLVKALGLDGGAKLILKSFEA; this is translated from the coding sequence ATGTTTAGCTACCGACATGCTTTTCATGCAGGCAGTCATGCTGACATTCTGAAACACATCGCCCTCATTCAGCTAGTTCAATATTTACAAGAAAAGCCTAGCGCATTAACGATTGTTGATACCCATGCTGGTGCTGGTATATACAGCCTAGAAGATGGCTTTGCTACCGTTAGTAAAGAGGCTGAGGGCGGTATCTTTCGTCTACAGCAGTTCATTGAATCCGGGAATACCATCCCCGAAAGTATTCAGCAATACCTTGAGTGTGTTTATGCAGAAAATGCTCCAGGCAAGATTAAGATCTACCCAGGGTCGCCATTTATTCTTGCGCGCTTCTTGCGACCCCAAGATCGTCTGAAGTTATTTGAATTACACCCCAAAGAAATTGATATTCTGCGTCAGAATGTCGCCCAGCTGAAACAAGCTAAGCAAATAGACATCTATGCTGAAGATAGTTTTAGCAGACTAAAAGGTCTGCTACCTCCTCCTAGTAGGCGCGGTCTTGTACTCATTGACCCATCTTACGAAGATAAGCAAGATTACCGAAATCTCGAGGTCGCCATTGAAGAAGCTTTGCGTCGTTTTGCAACTGGCTGTTATGCAATTTGGTACCCCGCCATTTCTCGAAGAGAATCTGCAGAACTTCCAGAGCGCATGAAGAGAATTGCAAATGCCAATAAACGATCTTGGCTACACGCAGAGTTAAGAGTCGAAAATGCCCCGGGAGAACGTCGTTTGCAAGCCAGTGGCATGTTCATTATTAACCCACCCTGGACGCTAGAGAAGCATCTAGCCGAAGCAATGCCAGTACTAGTTAAAGCACTGGGCTTGGATGGTGGTGCAAAATTGATATTGAAGAGTTTTGAGGCCTAA
- a CDS encoding LD-carboxypeptidase gives MKSIYLIAPSGANIDPKSPEAGIAYLQSRGIEIANAQCVHRIQERFAGSDAERLNELNGLAKVDPKNLVMAMRGGYGIHRLLPDIEWVAIATAVKSGLQICGHSDFTVFELGLLAKTGAVTLSGPMLNYDFGRFDENGKLIAPDSFMWKHFVSAVQDRKLDCQIQAPQSFLGNAATCQISGMLWGGNLTVIASLVGTPYLPSSAQTKSGILFLEDVNEHPYRLERMLMQLLDAGILQNQSAILLGGFSSYRLYDNDKGYNLERAIETIRKRLPVQIPILTDLPFGHQADKLTLPVGAKATLEYSPAGFSIKASW, from the coding sequence ATGAAATCCATTTATCTCATTGCCCCCTCGGGCGCTAATATCGACCCTAAAAGTCCTGAAGCAGGCATTGCCTATCTTCAAAGCCGAGGCATTGAGATTGCCAATGCTCAGTGTGTTCATCGCATTCAAGAGCGTTTTGCTGGCAGTGATGCTGAGCGTTTAAATGAATTAAATGGTTTAGCAAAAGTTGACCCAAAAAATCTAGTGATGGCGATGCGTGGTGGTTATGGCATTCATCGTTTATTGCCTGATATCGAGTGGGTCGCCATTGCTACAGCAGTGAAGAGTGGATTGCAAATTTGCGGACATAGTGACTTCACTGTTTTTGAGCTTGGTCTATTAGCAAAAACTGGTGCAGTTACGCTATCTGGCCCTATGCTCAATTATGACTTTGGTCGATTTGATGAGAATGGCAAGTTGATTGCGCCAGATTCATTTATGTGGAAGCATTTCGTATCAGCCGTACAAGACCGCAAGTTAGATTGTCAAATTCAGGCTCCACAATCATTCTTGGGTAATGCCGCCACATGTCAAATCTCGGGAATGCTTTGGGGCGGTAATTTGACTGTCATAGCCAGCCTTGTCGGAACGCCTTATTTGCCATCATCGGCACAAACGAAGAGCGGCATTTTGTTTTTAGAAGATGTTAATGAGCATCCTTACCGACTGGAAAGAATGTTAATGCAGCTTTTAGATGCCGGCATTCTACAAAATCAGTCTGCAATATTGTTGGGCGGTTTTTCTTCTTATCGTTTGTACGATAACGATAAGGGTTACAACCTTGAGCGCGCTATCGAAACCATTCGCAAGCGTTTGCCAGTACAAATTCCAATTCTGACGGACTTACCATTTGGGCATCAGGCTGATAAGCTCACTCTTCCGGTTGGGGCAAAAGCGACCCTAGAGTACAGTCCAGCCGGATTTAGTATTAAAGCTAGTTGGTAA